AGGTGCCCGACGTCGACTACACCGACATCGGTGGCCTCCACTCGCAGATCGAGCAGATCCGCGACGCGGTGGAACTGCCCTTCCTGCACGCCGACCTGTTCCGCGAGCACCAGCTCCGCCCGCCGAAGGGCATCCTGCTCTACGGTCCGCCCGGCTGCGGCAAGACGCTGATCGCCAAGGCGGTGGCCAACTCGCTGGCGAAGAAGATCGCCGAGCGGGAGGGCAAGGAGAAGCACACCAGCTTCTTCCTCAACATCAAGGGCCCGGAGCTGCTCAACAAGTACGTCGGCGAGACCGAGCGGCACATCCGACTGATCTTCCAGCGGGCCCGCGAGAAAGCCGGCGAGGGCACCCCGGTGATCGTGTTCTTCGACGAGATGGACTCGATCTTCCGGACCCGCGGCTCCGGCGTCTCCTCCGACGTGGAGAACACCATCGTCCCGCAGCTGCTCAGCGAGATCGACGGCGTCGAGGGGCTGGAGAACGTCATCGTCATCGGCGCCTCCAACCGGGAAGACATGATCGACCCGGCGATCCTGCGCCCCGGCCGACTCGACGTCAAGATCAAGATCGAGCGGCCGGACGCCGAGGCGGCCAAGGACATCTTCTCCAAGTACATCCTCTCCGGGCTGCCGCTGCACCCGGACGACCTGGCCGAGCACGGCGGCGACCCCCAGGCCACCGTCGCGGCGATGATCGACGCGGTCGTGCTGCGGATGTATTCGGAGACCGAGGAGAACCGCTTCCTCGAGGTCACCTACGCCAACGGCGACAAGGAAGTCCTCTACTTCAAGGACTTCAACTCCGGCGCGATGATCCAGAACATCGTCGACCGGGGCAAGAAGATGGCCATCAAGGAGTTCCTCACCTCCGGACGCAAGGGCCTGCGCCTGCAGCACCTCCTCGACGCCTGCGTCGACGAGTTCCGGGAGAACGAGGACCTGCCCAACACCACCAACCCCGACGACTGGGCCCGGATCTCCGGCAAGAAGGGCGAGCGGATCGTCTACAT
The nucleotide sequence above comes from Micromonospora sp. M71_S20. Encoded proteins:
- the arc gene encoding proteasome ATPase — encoded protein: MARSDDADSRAARWEKEAHDLSTQVAFLQEELALVRRKLTESPRHVRQLEERLAATQAQLARLTENNDRLVSTLKEARAQIVTLKEEIDRLAQPPSGYGVFLARHDDGTVDVFTGGRKLRVAVSPSLDVAELRRGQEVLLNDALNIVDAFGFERVGEVAMLKEILAGPDGSPGDRALVVSHSDEERIVHLADTLIGSPIRAGDSLMIEPRSAYAYERIPKSEVEELVLEEVPDVDYTDIGGLHSQIEQIRDAVELPFLHADLFREHQLRPPKGILLYGPPGCGKTLIAKAVANSLAKKIAEREGKEKHTSFFLNIKGPELLNKYVGETERHIRLIFQRAREKAGEGTPVIVFFDEMDSIFRTRGSGVSSDVENTIVPQLLSEIDGVEGLENVIVIGASNREDMIDPAILRPGRLDVKIKIERPDAEAAKDIFSKYILSGLPLHPDDLAEHGGDPQATVAAMIDAVVLRMYSETEENRFLEVTYANGDKEVLYFKDFNSGAMIQNIVDRGKKMAIKEFLTSGRKGLRLQHLLDACVDEFRENEDLPNTTNPDDWARISGKKGERIVYIRTLVSGGKGAEAGRSIETASNTGQYL